From a single Stomoxys calcitrans chromosome 4, idStoCalc2.1, whole genome shotgun sequence genomic region:
- the LOC106093295 gene encoding uncharacterized protein LOC106093295 — MSQNNCKKPKHILHMNLKEKQTFLDSFDIVLSDCDGVLWNISAPIPNAGAAINLLKIAGKAFKYVSNNDGRRSTEAYIKKVESIGARNILKNDFILPFKVLARHVKLNYPSETCYCIGTETFCQSLKETDVEVQNVTPGFDIKPDKLINAVTPIENAKLVIVDIHINMTFIDLALIHQYLLKKNCMVYINAVDDRLTVSKDLKIVGPGLFTQALVECAERDLIIFGKPSDIMAEYIVDEFQISERKRALFAGDNLFADIKFGIQQGFQTLFVPTGVHSITDMMTQMPENQPDYYADGLGDFVEFFNDITESLSK; from the exons ATGTCGCAAAATAATTGTAAAAAACCCAAACATATTCTGCACATGAatttaaaggaaaaacaaacttttttggATTCATTTGATATTGTCCTCTCCGATTGTGATG GAGTTTTGTGGAATATATCTGCTCCTATTCCCAATGCAGGTGCTGCTATTAATCTTCTTAAAATTGCCGGCAAGGCGTTTAAATACGTATCCAATAATGATGGTCGTAGGTCTACTGAAGCTTATATCAAAAAGGTCGAGAGTATAGGTGCTCGAAATATTTTGAAG AATGATTTTATATTACCATTTAAAGTACTTGCAAGACATGTTAAACTAAATTACCCCAGCGAGACATGCTATTGCATTGGCACGGAAACATTCTGTCAGTCATTGAAGGAAACAGATGTGGAAGTTCAAAATGTC ACACCCGGATTTGATATAAAACCTGATAAACTCATTAATGCGGTAACACCAATTGAAAATGCCAAATTGGTTATCGTAGACATACACATTAATATGACATTCATCGACTTGGCCTTGATTCATCAATATCTATTGAAAAAGAATTGTATGGTCTACATCAATGCGGTTGATGATCGATTGACAGTATCTAAAGATTTAAAAATAGTTGGACCTGGTCTATTTACACAAGCCCTTGTCGAATGTGCAGAAAGAGATTTGATCATATTTGGTAAACCGAGCGATATAATGGCAGAATACATAGTTGATGAATTTCAAATCAGCGAGCGTAAACGAGCACTGTTTGCAGGCGATAATCTATTTGCTGATatcaaatttggtattcaacaAGGATTTCAAACATTATTCGTTCCAACAGGGGTCCATAGCATTACAGACATGATGACGCAGATGCCAGAAAATCAACCGGACTATTATGCTGATGGTCTGGGAGACTTTGTGGAATTTTTTAATGATATAACAGAAAGTTTGTCCAAGTAA